AATAGCTCGTTATAGATATCTTCAGCAAAGGGACTGTCTTTCCAGGATGAATAATGATAAATTCTCGGCATTTGATTCCATCTTGGATGAAGTTCTCCCCATTTACCGGCAAGAACTGCGTTTAGTCCGTCCTGGTCGTTTTGCACGTATTCTCGATTATGTTTGACATATTCAATAACTTTTTCTCCGATGTTTTCGCTGCGCCACTTTTCTAAATTAATCACCAACAGCCCAGAATTAAAATATTTAGAATCTGGGTCAATTCCCAATTCATGATAGTTTCTCAATCCACTAGACATTGAAATATATAATTCAACATCATCTTGAACTGCTAATACATAATTATTGCCTAAATCAATATTCCATAGATTTTCTAAATTTCCAGTTACTACCATATCGCTATCGAGATAAATTACTTTATCTAGCTCTTGGCTTAAAAATTTCGTAATCAGGAGTCGATAATAGCAAGTAACTGTTAAATGTCTGGTCAAAACCAGATTGTCTAATACCCTATTATCTATTTTTATCCATGAAATATCAACTTGCTCTGAGGGGAGTGATTTGATAATCTTTCGCTGATTAAATTTACTAATTCCTCCATCCAAAATAAATAAAGACATCTTGCGATTACTTTTAAGATTAGCAAGTGCTGAACGCACTGTAACAGCAAGAGGCATTGCATAGTTATTATCAGCAGCACAAACAACAACAATTGGCTGAATCTCTGATATAACTGCCATAAATTTCACCTTAATAACTGGTTGGCTGATGTTGGGAAGATAAAATGGGATGTTATCAGCTACACCGGTGAATTTAAAAAATCGTGCCAGTGCTTGGAACTTCAACATAGCACCGGCAAATTACAGCAATATTAACCCAAGTTGCTAGTTATGAATTTTGGTACATTTTATAGTCGTTAGCGGAGAGTAGGACAGGTTAATTTTCAACCAAGATAACTAATTTTCGGTTTCCAGGACACCCTAATTCATATAACTATAGGACTCCTATTTGATTTTTGAACAAAATTAGGTATCGTAGGGTGCGTTAGGATGAAATCCGTAACGCACCAAATCTTTGATGATGGTGCGTTACGCTGTCGCTAACGCACCCTACGCATCTTTTCAAAAATCAAGCCGGATTCCTATAGCAACTTACGTTATTAGATAATAAAACGACATTTATCTAATAATTGCTATCAGTTATTTGCACTTAATGGACTGACGCTGCTAGATGTGATTGTTCAGGAAGTTGTGAGACAATTGCTTTGCCAATTTCTAAAGAAGAAGTAGCAGCCGGTGAAGGCGCATTGCAAACATGGACAGAATTTTGACCTTGAACAATCAAAAAGTCCTCTACAAGTTTGCCATCATTCATTAAAGCTTGAGCGCGGACTCCCGCATGGGTAGGAACTAAATCCTGTGCTTGGACTTCTGGAATTAGTTTTTGTAAACTTCTGACAAAGGCTGCTTTACTAAACGAACGAATAATTTCTTGAATACCTTCATCGGCGTGTTTAGCTGCTAATTTCCAGAAACCTGGGTAAGTCATGACTTCAGCAAAATCGCCCCAGTCAAAATCAGTTTTTTTATAACCTTCGCGTTTGAGGCTCAAAACCGCATTTGGTCCTGCGTGAACACTGCTATCAATCATGCGGGTAAAGTGGACACCCAAAAACGGAAAATCAGGATTAGGAACCGGGTAAATCAGAGTTTTAACCAGATAACGTTTTTCTGGGGTGAGTTCGTAGTATTCTCCCCGGAATGGTACGATTTTAGCCTTGGGTTCAACTTGACCGAGTTTAGCAACGCGATCGCTATGCAATCCAGCACAATTGATCACAAAGCGAGTCTCAAAATTACCCTTGTTAGTTTCCAGTACATAATCTGTACCACTAGGGATAATTTTCTCAACCTTTGTATTGAGGCGTAAATCTCCCCCCTGCTGTTGAATTAACTCAGCGTATTTCTCACAAACTTGCTTATAATTGACAATTCCTGTGGAAAATACCCTAACTCCGCCTACACAACTTACATGAGGTTCAATTTCTCGCACTTCCTCAGGACTGATTCTTTGGACTGCGATACCATTCTCTACCCCTCGCTGATAAAGATTTTCCAGGCGTGGTAGCTCTTCGTTATCAGTGGCAACAATTACCTTACCGCAAACGTCATGATCAATGCCATGCTCTTGGCAAAATTCTACCATTGAGCGACAACCATCACGGCAAAATTTAGCCTTAAAACTCCCTGGCTTATAGTATATGCCAGAGTGAATTACACCGCTATTATTCCCAGTTTGATGAAATGCCCAATTGCTTTCTTTTTCTAAAACTACAATGCGTGCATGAGAATAGCGTTTGACTAAAGCCATCGCTGTAGACAGTCCAACGATTCCCCCACCGATAATTGCAAAATCGTACATTGATATTATTGCACCTGCAATGACAAAAAGTGAAAAGTTAGGAGTTCAGTCTTTTTCTACCATACTTTCCAGGGTGCTTGATCACTCTTCCATAAATCCTCTAGATAGTTTTTATCTCGTAATGTATCCATTGGTTGCCAAAAACCATTATGTTTGAAAGCTGAGAGTTTTTCCATGTCAGCTAGCTTTTCTAATGGTTCTTTCTCCCAAACACTCAGGTCATCACCAATTAAATTGATCACTTCTGGTTCTAGGACAAAATAACCACCATTAATCCAAGCGCCATCACCTTCAGGCTTTTCCCGAAAGCTGGTGATTTTCGTTTGTTCATTTCCTAAAGAAATTGCGCCAAACCTTCCTGCTGGTTGAACAGCAGTTAGTGTCGCTAAAGTGTTTTGTTCTTTATGAAACTTAATTAGCTCTGTAATATTTACATTACTCACACCATCGCCATAGGTGAAGCAAAAAGTTTCATTACCAACATGCTCGGCAACTCGCTTTAAGCGTCCACCTGTCATGGTATTATCACCCGTATTAACTAAGGTGACGCGCCAGGGTTCAGCATAACCAGAATGCACGTTCATTTGGTTAAATCGCATATCAAAGGTAACATCTGACATATGTAAGAAGTAATTGGCAAAATACTCCTTAATTACGTAACCTTTGTAACCGCAACAGATAATGAAGTCATTAATACCGTGGGCAGAGTAAATCTTCATTATGTGCCACAGAATTGGTTGACCACCAATTTCTACCATCGGCTTCGGCTTGATACTAGTTTCTTCACTGATGCGTGTACCAAGTCCTCCAGCCAAAATCACTGCTTTCATGCCAGTACCTCAAAAATTTGCCGCTAGATGAATATTTTTTTAGTCTTCTCGAATTGAAGCGGTTGCATACGAATTTGAGAAAAATTACTTTCTCATTTATATTTTCCATGTAAATAGAATAACGAGATTTTGACTGTTTTTTGTAAAGAGCATGTAAATATAATTCTTTGCTATGTAAAAGATTTATAAATACTTATGTATCTAAATATTTTTCATGAAATTAGATGAAAATATCACATATCAAAAAATTAAAGCTAGCTTTCACTAACCCTTGTCATGCTTGTTTTTTAGCTATTATTACCCAGAAACTACTAGTAATAGAATAGTAATAAAAACTACTTATCATAATAGACAATAGATAATAGGGAATAGGCAATGTTAAAATAGGAACTGGGGAATAGAAAATAGAGAATTAGAAATTGGATAAATCAGAAATAACAACCTTTACTTATTTTCAAAGTCCTCCAAAATAGTAGAATTTTGGAATAAAGCATCACATTTTTTTTCTACAACAACGCACATACTGCTAAGTGATTGTTGGTAAGTATCCATATCCTGTTGCTCCAGAGAAAATTTAGCAGCAGTCTGCAAATCCTCAATTGCTTGCTGACTAAATTGTGCCGATTCTTTCCCGCCATATTGAGAAATTTCATAGCGGACCATACCGCGTTTGAGGTAAACTTTGGCGAATTTGGAATTGATGCGTAATGCTTGGTTAAAATCGGTGATCGCACGTTGATATTCTTGAAAGTAATCGCTGTTATATTGAGCCATTTGATAACGGACTATACCCCGCTGAAAGTAAGCTTCTGGTTTAGAAGCATTGAGATTAATCGCCTGAGTAAAATCCTCAATTGCTTTTTTGTAGTCTTGTTGAGAGTCGCTGCTGTATTTAGCGATTTGCGAACGCACAATACCCCGCCTGATATAAGCTTCACTTTCTTTATTGTTAAGGCGTATAGCCTGATTAAAGTCCGCCAGCGCTAAGTTATATTCTCGATCAGGATCGTTACTATATTCCGCCAGAGCATAGCGGACATTACCCCGATTCACAAAAGCTTTGACTTCATAAGGATTGATTTGTAGTGCTTCACTATAATCTATTAGCGCTCCTTCATAGTCCTTCACATTGAAGCGGGCATTGCCTCGGTTAATATGCGCTTTGGCGTGATTAGGTTCTTGTTGTAGAGCTTGGTTAAAATTTTCAATGGCTCCCTCATAGTCTCGCACTTTGTAAGCAGCATGACCTTGCTGATAGTACTCGGCAAAATTGAGATTTTTACTACCATCTTTCTGGCGAGACATCAACGTTTGTTGGCTGTAGGTATTTTGGGAAACAAACGGGCGAGTAAATTTCACCATTAAGTCCAAATAACCCAAAAAACCCAAACCTAAGAAGCACAAAATAATCGGATAAAGCTTCCGCCTTTTGGGAGATTTATATAGAGGAGAAGGAGTATTTTGGATATATACTGGCTGCCAATGTTGAATTGGTTGTAAAGGCCTGACTGGCTGTGGAAAGTGCGGGGTTGGAGTGTAGCGTTTTCTGCTGGGGGTACGCTGTTTGAGATGTTCTCTAGCTACTATCGCCTGAGGTGATGGAAACGGATCACGTCCACCTAACCGTAAGCTACGTTCACACCAAGGACATACATGCTGGTAACTATCGTAGCGATGCTGGGGATTGACACTACAAGTAACCAAGTTATCTTCGGCTTCACCAATTGCTGATAGCCAGTTTTCAGCACTCGGACGCAGTTGTGGGTTGTTGTGACCATGTTCAAAACAACGCACAAACAATTCTTGTAAACTGGGATGGAGAATTTCCCAAGGAGGTGCAATGGGAGTAGCAATATAAGGTACTTGTCGCTGTTGACTGTAAGTGAAATGACCAGCAGCAATGCGTGCTTCGTATGGTGGTGGTTCACCCGCGCCTTGAAAAATGCCAGAAAATGGGTGGGTACCTTCCATTAATAGTTGAAATATCAGCACCCCTAACCCAAACAAATCATGGGAAATTTCGCGATCGTATTGGGCAAAAATTTTATTTTGCAGTTCTGGTGGGGTAAACTCTGGTTTACCAACTGGACAACGGTAAACAATATGACTGTCTGGTTCGCTGACCTGAAAGGAATCCGTGTCTACTAAAGTCACCAGTGCTGTGTCACTGACGAGAATATTCGACTCATTCACATCGCCAATACAATATCCACTAGCATGTAAAGCGACAAAAGCCGTCGCCAGATTCCGCGCCGTGCGGAGTAGGTACTGATAATTGAATAAAGGACAGTGTTGACGCCGGGTTCTTGGGTTGTAAAAGTCGATGATGGGACGCATCCCGCGAATGCGCGGCATTAAAAAGCCTATAATCCGTTCGCTACCATCCGTCGTCAGCAATAGATCCTGAGGCCAAGCTATCGAAATATGTCCCAAATTAGCCGTTGGGTTTTCTGGCGGATTGGCAAGCATTGCCTGGAGTTTGTAAGCATGGGCAAGAGTTGGTTTATGATAAACTTTTGCCACTAAATTGCCATCGGATGGCACTGCGTAGATACAAGCTTCACCACCACGCCCTAAACTGACGCTGAGGTTCAGAATTTCTTGCTTAGGAAGACAACGTAGTACCTGCATGATAAAATCGCGATTAACGGAAGTTACTTAAAATGTCGATCTGGCGGAATCATTGTTCAAGATTTGCTGAATCCAGCAATGATGAGTGTTAAGTCATCATCCGTACGTTGTGTAATTCGCTCAGAGCCTAAAAACCTCACCAACTGTTCTTTGGCTTCTGTCTTATCTTCAGTATTCGCTACAAAGTCGAACAGCGGGAAAAAGAATGGTTTGTGAGGTTCACCAACGACCATATTCAACGCCAGCATTTGTAGTCCATCGGTGAGAACACCAACATTGACTATGGCTTCACGCCATAATCTCATCTGTGCTGTTTCTAAAGCTCGCTCCGAAGTTAAGAAGGTGGTTTCGTTGATGTATTCGCCACTGTCAGGCATGGTCAATGCTAGCAGGTTTCCTTTCCCATCCTTCGCCACAGCCAAACCATCACCAATCTGTGCCACAGCCACAACTTCTGGTGTCGCTACCACAATAATTAAGGTAGTTGCTAAATCCTGGGGCTGTTTATTACAAGTAGCTGCTTCCTCCTCCACCGCTTTTTTGGCCATTAGCATAGCCTCATTCAACAGCGATCGCACCTCAGCATCATCAGCCAGGGTCTCGGGGGTGACTTCTTTGATCGATATGGTTTCGATAGCCGTTTCTACAGCCACCATCGCCCCGACTTTCCCCTGGCTAGCAGAACCCGCACCATCTGCTACAGCTGCCACCAACACATTATCTGACAATAGCTGCCAATGGTGTGCATCCTGACACAATTGCTTGGTTCTAGTATGGCTTGTGCCACATACAGATGCGGCGACTACCCGCCATTGAGGGATCTGTTTTGATGTGTTCATTTGTCATTTGTCATTTGTCATTTGTCATTTGTCATTTGTCATTTGTCAGTTGTCAGTTGTCAGTTGTCAGTTGTCAGTTGTCATTTGTTATTTGTTATTTGTCAGTGGTAACTACTTTTGACCCTTGACTCTTGACCCTTGACCCTTGACTCTTGACTCTTGACCCTTGACCCTTGACTCTTGACCCTTTACCTCTTGTCTGATTTAAACAGAACCCCAGCCAATTGGGGGTAAAGCCACCTGTTCATCTACCCGCGAATGAGAAACCGCTGACATACTAGTTGACAACCAGACAAACATCTCGATAAAGTTCAATCCTTTAAGTTTCAGGGGGGCACGCATAGCTATTTGATTTAAGCGCGTCATATTCGCGTTTTCTACACCAACCGTAAAAAATGCTACTTTTTTACTTACTTCATCTCCTTGTACACGCTGTGCTGCTTGCTCTACCACATGCTCTAACTCACCTTGCGGCTCGCCATCGGTTATCATAAATACCCAAGGACGATAGTAAGCTATACCATTGGCACGATATTGAGATTTGCGCTCTTGAATTATGTCCAATGCTTTATGAATTCCTGCACCCATAGTGGTCAGTCCTTGGGCTGTCAGGATTGGCGGGTTAAATATATCGGCCGTCACAAAGTCTTGGACTACATTCACATGACTATCAAAGGTGACGATTGCTACTTCTACCCGTCTGGCTGCTAAGGAATTTTTGAGTAATTCATCCTTCAAACTTAGCAGACCCTGATTTAAAGCCTCAATGGGATCTCCTTGCATAGAGCCAGATGTATCTAGCAACAGCACGCAAGGACAACGGGGTTCTGGGTTCTCAGCAAACTCCACTACTTCATCAAGTCTTAATGTATCAGGCATAACTTTTTGTGTTATGTTGAGGTTCAAAGTTTTCTTTCCTGTTTCTCAAAGTATATAGTGAGTTTTTAGCGCCGACACAACTACTTGTATGGTGTTTGGTTATGTTTGTTTAATCTTGAATTAAACAGATTATCTTCACCAAAATCTCGACATAATTTCCGCAAATCTTCATCAAGATCAAGTTGAGTAAAAGGGAATTTAGCACTGGTTCGCCTTGCCTCTATATAATTTATCTACCAAAATTTATATAGAGTAATCCCAGAATACTATAAATGCGTAGATTTGCCTAGGCAAATTCTTAAAGATTTTATGTAGAAAATGAGGTTTTTATATAAATTAAATTAATCATAATCAACTCCAAAACCATCAGCCTTATACACCTGTAAATATGTTAGCTTCCAATGAAAATGCCCACGAAAAGTCCAAATTTCAGTAGATTCTACAAAATGTAACAAACCACCTAGCCTCTAGGTTTTCCAGCTTGTAATATATATACAGCGATCCCAATTAGGTGGTTAACAATACCAGTGGTGGCAATTCACTGTTAACAGTTGACAGTCAACAGACTGTATTAGTAAACCAAATCATTTAGGACTGCTATATACATATTTTCTCCGAAATACCTTGTTTTTAGAGAAAAATCAAAATATAGAGACTACCTCATTACCTTTATTTCATCTTTACCAAAATTCAGCTTAATTTCCGGAAAAAATCCAAAAATTATGAATATTACTGGTACATTCACTAAACTACGCCCCCACAGTTTGTTAAGACAGTTATCTAGTAGTTATGACAGTACTTATTTACAAGCCTCTAGCAACTCTGTTTCTTGGTCAATTTATTTAGAGCA
The Gloeotrichia echinulata CP02 DNA segment above includes these coding regions:
- a CDS encoding glycosyltransferase family 8 protein; this encodes MLKFQALARFFKFTGVADNIPFYLPNISQPVIKVKFMAVISEIQPIVVVCAADNNYAMPLAVTVRSALANLKSNRKMSLFILDGGISKFNQRKIIKSLPSEQVDISWIKIDNRVLDNLVLTRHLTVTCYYRLLITKFLSQELDKVIYLDSDMVVTGNLENLWNIDLGNNYVLAVQDDVELYISMSSGLRNYHELGIDPDSKYFNSGLLVINLEKWRSENIGEKVIEYVKHNREYVQNDQDGLNAVLAGKWGELHPRWNQMPRIYHYSSWKDSPFAEDIYNELLHQPNIIHFTNSPKPWCSGLRVECQHPQKDLFFHYLDMTDWSGWRDTFWRRLGRKFMKMTFINTSKL
- the lhgO gene encoding L-2-hydroxyglutarate oxidase — translated: MYDFAIIGGGIVGLSTAMALVKRYSHARIVVLEKESNWAFHQTGNNSGVIHSGIYYKPGSFKAKFCRDGCRSMVEFCQEHGIDHDVCGKVIVATDNEELPRLENLYQRGVENGIAVQRISPEEVREIEPHVSCVGGVRVFSTGIVNYKQVCEKYAELIQQQGGDLRLNTKVEKIIPSGTDYVLETNKGNFETRFVINCAGLHSDRVAKLGQVEPKAKIVPFRGEYYELTPEKRYLVKTLIYPVPNPDFPFLGVHFTRMIDSSVHAGPNAVLSLKREGYKKTDFDWGDFAEVMTYPGFWKLAAKHADEGIQEIIRSFSKAAFVRSLQKLIPEVQAQDLVPTHAGVRAQALMNDGKLVEDFLIVQGQNSVHVCNAPSPAATSSLEIGKAIVSQLPEQSHLAASVH
- the rfbF gene encoding glucose-1-phosphate cytidylyltransferase; the encoded protein is MKAVILAGGLGTRISEETSIKPKPMVEIGGQPILWHIMKIYSAHGINDFIICCGYKGYVIKEYFANYFLHMSDVTFDMRFNQMNVHSGYAEPWRVTLVNTGDNTMTGGRLKRVAEHVGNETFCFTYGDGVSNVNITELIKFHKEQNTLATLTAVQPAGRFGAISLGNEQTKITSFREKPEGDGAWINGGYFVLEPEVINLIGDDLSVWEKEPLEKLADMEKLSAFKHNGFWQPMDTLRDKNYLEDLWKSDQAPWKVW
- a CDS encoding tetratricopeptide repeat protein, which encodes MQVLRCLPKQEILNLSVSLGRGGEACIYAVPSDGNLVAKVYHKPTLAHAYKLQAMLANPPENPTANLGHISIAWPQDLLLTTDGSERIIGFLMPRIRGMRPIIDFYNPRTRRQHCPLFNYQYLLRTARNLATAFVALHASGYCIGDVNESNILVSDTALVTLVDTDSFQVSEPDSHIVYRCPVGKPEFTPPELQNKIFAQYDREISHDLFGLGVLIFQLLMEGTHPFSGIFQGAGEPPPYEARIAAGHFTYSQQRQVPYIATPIAPPWEILHPSLQELFVRCFEHGHNNPQLRPSAENWLSAIGEAEDNLVTCSVNPQHRYDSYQHVCPWCERSLRLGGRDPFPSPQAIVAREHLKQRTPSRKRYTPTPHFPQPVRPLQPIQHWQPVYIQNTPSPLYKSPKRRKLYPIILCFLGLGFLGYLDLMVKFTRPFVSQNTYSQQTLMSRQKDGSKNLNFAEYYQQGHAAYKVRDYEGAIENFNQALQQEPNHAKAHINRGNARFNVKDYEGALIDYSEALQINPYEVKAFVNRGNVRYALAEYSNDPDREYNLALADFNQAIRLNNKESEAYIRRGIVRSQIAKYSSDSQQDYKKAIEDFTQAINLNASKPEAYFQRGIVRYQMAQYNSDYFQEYQRAITDFNQALRINSKFAKVYLKRGMVRYEISQYGGKESAQFSQQAIEDLQTAAKFSLEQQDMDTYQQSLSSMCVVVEKKCDALFQNSTILEDFENK
- a CDS encoding PP2C family serine/threonine-protein phosphatase, yielding MNTSKQIPQWRVVAASVCGTSHTRTKQLCQDAHHWQLLSDNVLVAAVADGAGSASQGKVGAMVAVETAIETISIKEVTPETLADDAEVRSLLNEAMLMAKKAVEEEAATCNKQPQDLATTLIIVVATPEVVAVAQIGDGLAVAKDGKGNLLALTMPDSGEYINETTFLTSERALETAQMRLWREAIVNVGVLTDGLQMLALNMVVGEPHKPFFFPLFDFVANTEDKTEAKEQLVRFLGSERITQRTDDDLTLIIAGFSKS
- a CDS encoding VWA domain-containing protein gives rise to the protein MPDTLRLDEVVEFAENPEPRCPCVLLLDTSGSMQGDPIEALNQGLLSLKDELLKNSLAARRVEVAIVTFDSHVNVVQDFVTADIFNPPILTAQGLTTMGAGIHKALDIIQERKSQYRANGIAYYRPWVFMITDGEPQGELEHVVEQAAQRVQGDEVSKKVAFFTVGVENANMTRLNQIAMRAPLKLKGLNFIEMFVWLSTSMSAVSHSRVDEQVALPPIGWGSV